GAGAAATCTCAAATCCATATTTGGCAAAGATTTCAAGAAGAAAGTTCTTTTTGTTGAACATCACCTTGCCCACGCTTCTTCTGCATACTTCACCTCGGGCTGGAGAGAGGCATTGGCGTTAAGTATAGATGCCGCGGGGGATGGACTGAGCTCTTCCATTTATGTGGCAAGAGATGGTGAGATGATAAGAATAGCCCAGAGCACCTATTTAGACTCTCTCGGAGATTTCTATGCATCGGTTACTGAACTTTTGGGCTTTAAACCGATGAGACATGAAGGGAAAGTCATGAGCTTGGCAGCCTATGGTAAGCCAACCTACGATCTCTCCCATATAATAGAACTTAGCGGTCTGGGCTTTGAGAACAAGCTGAAAGTAGTAGGTAGTGAAGCAACTAAAAAGCTCGCCGAATTTTTCAACTACCCCCTATTTGAGGCTAAAGAAATCGCCCAGGAAATGAAAAAAGGCAAGCTGGATGGAGAACTTCAAAAGAGGGCAATAGAAATAGCAGCCTCCGCCCAAGCACACCTTGAAAAGCTCATCGATGAGCTTGGGTTAAAACTTAAAAGTTATAACTTAAAACTTGCCTACGCCGGGGGAGTTGCACAAAACGTTAAGGCAAATGCCGTTTTGAGGAGGCATTTCCCCGACCTATGGGTATTTCCGGCAATGGATGATTCTGGACTAGCTTTCGGTGCCGCAGCCTTCGTCAAAGCCCAGTTCGAAAGGCTCGATAGGAGATGGAAACCCTTTAAGCTTGAGCACGTCTACCTGGGCCCCTCCTATAATGAGAACGAAATTGAAGCCCTCTTAAGGGCAGAGGGACTAAGATTTGAATATCGTGAAGACATAGAAGGGTTTGTAGCG
The Thermococcus sp. 2319x1 DNA segment above includes these coding regions:
- a CDS encoding carbamoyltransferase; this translates as MVILGVHDGHDAGAVLFKGEEIYAVNEERLNRIKKYRGFPELSIKKVLEIGEVHPEEVEVIAVAGIFRKQSRLLELERNLKSIFGKDFKKKVLFVEHHLAHASSAYFTSGWREALALSIDAAGDGLSSSIYVARDGEMIRIAQSTYLDSLGDFYASVTELLGFKPMRHEGKVMSLAAYGKPTYDLSHIIELSGLGFENKLKVVGSEATKKLAEFFNYPLFEAKEIAQEMKKGKLDGELQKRAIEIAASAQAHLEKLIDELGLKLKSYNLKLAYAGGVAQNVKANAVLRRHFPDLWVFPAMDDSGLAFGAAAFVKAQFERLDRRWKPFKLEHVYLGPSYNENEIEALLRAEGLRFEYREDIEGFVAEMLLEGKMVGFFQGRMEYGPRALGNRSILADPRSKYVVKKLNVALNRDVFQPFAPSMLEERIEDYLEEPYPNKFMTMSYKATERMIEEAPAVVHVDKTTRPQTLLKEDNPRYYNIIKHFEAETGVGMVLNTSFNMHGEPIVCSPADALRTFKKAKLDALVLENFVVYQ